The following DNA comes from Schistocerca piceifrons isolate TAMUIC-IGC-003096 chromosome 3, iqSchPice1.1, whole genome shotgun sequence.
AGAAACACCCAGTTTCAAAAAACCGCTAACGCCATACATAAATGGTAAACGTATTAGGAGAAGCTATACCGTAGTTGGTATGAAAATTACGTTGTACAGTTGCCGCAGGCTTTGATTCtcgaaaccaaaacacacagtgatCACTCTCGGGACTAGTGAAAACAACCATATTTGCTATAATAATCCTTACTCACTAGCACTTGCAATGACGTGATTAGTACTAGCGTGTGACACGGTTGCTTTCCCACGAAATTATGCCAAGACTAGATCTGAAACTCGTAAGCGGACTTCCAAACGCAACCAATAACGACACTGGACTACCACGCGAATGGCGCCACTGAAATTGCATGTGGAAACACTCGGATATCGGTGAGGTCACTCGAGCGACACCACTTTTAGTCACGGCAATAAAAGTTTAAATGAAGAGCTCGGCTTTTGGCCCTCTGTCACTTAGACGTTCGTTTCAAACAAGAAAACTAGAATTATAACCTTCTTAGTTTCAGAAATTGACATTGCAGAGagggtacggggagatgaagaagcttgcgcaggatagagtagcatggagagctgcatcaaaccagtctcagggctgaagaccacaacaacaacaacaacgagacggGAGCGTCGCAGTCTATATGCTTCTATGACCTAGGCCCGTAAATTAAACGGCTGTCGACTTTTCTGACTGCCGGGCATTCTGGATGGCTGAGGGATACATGTGCAAGTTTTCGTTGCCTGTGCAATTCAGTTACTGCATTTGAAGTATGTCGTCTGCGTGCTGTGTAGTCTTTGGCAGAGGCGTCAACGACACGTGGTTTTGTGTTTATATCTGTATTCTGTTCTGTAGGACGAAGGAGCAAAAGCAGGATTGCAACCGCAAAGGCGACAGATATTGTCTTTGGAATACATAAGATTTATAGTGAGTGCGTTTGTAATAATAGATTTGCTTTTTATTGTACTTGTAGAAGATGGATGAAAGCAGTAAAGCTGTCGTTGTAACAGCGTCAGCTACACGAAAAGTATTTAAACCCCCAATAAACGTTGTGAATAAAATCCCAGAAGCGTTGGCGGATAAGATTAATTCGCATGAGTTGACCCAAGTACTGCCAAAAAATTATAACTTTGAATTGCCGAAGACAATTTGGCGCATTAAACAGATAGAAGCCAAACGAGTTGCTCTTCAAATGCCCGAAGGGTTGCTCATGTTTGCAACAACAATTTGTGACATTATAGAAGAATTTACTGAAGCTGATACTGTGATAATGGGCGACGTAACTTACGGCGCATGCTGCATAGATGATTACACTGCGAAGGCGTTGCGAGTGGATTTACTTGTTCATTATGGCCATAGCTGTCTTATTCCTGTTGATCAAACGATTGGTATCAAAGTTCTTTATATTTTTGTTGACATCAAAATCGATTCACTGCATTTCTTAGAAACGATTCAGTATAATTTCCCAAAGGAAGAGAAAATTGGTTTAGTTAGCACTATTCAGTTTGTTGCTACCTTGCATGCTGTTGGCAGAGAACTGAGGGAGCTGGGTTACAAAGTAACTATTCCTCAGAGTCGACCACTTTCTGCAGGAGAAATTTTGGGCTGCACTTCCCCAACAATAAAAGATGTCAATGTGTTGATATATTTAGGAGATGGAAGATTTCATCTTGAAGCAGCCATGATAGCAAATCCTTCACTCAGGGCTTTCAGGTAAATCCTTTTAATATACTGATTGTGCTGTCTGTCGTTTGTTATTGCTCGTTTAGTGTGTACATTACTTTGTATGTACAGGTATGATCCTTATGAAAAGAAATTCACTGAAGAATTTTATGATCATTCAGCAATGCTGAAAATAAGAAGTGCTGCTATTCAAAAAGCAAGTCAGGCTTCTAGATTTGGCCTGATATTGGGAACTTTAGGTCGGCAAGGAAATCCCAAAGTTTTGGCAACATTACAGGTAAAACACATTCATGTTGAAGAATTTTGTATGTTTTTAACTCATTAGaaataatcatttaataaattTCTTCTGATAGACACTTgtttaaatttaactttaaataCAGGAACGAATCTCACTAATGAAGAAAGAAAGCGCTGTCGTCCTGTTATCAGAAATTTTCCCTGACAAGCTTAAGATGTTCCCAGATGTAGAAGCATGGATTCAGATTGCTTGTCCACGATTATCCATTGACTGGGGGTATGCATTCGCCCAGCCTCTTCTGACACCTTTTGAGGCAGCTGTAGCCTTGGGTTCTGTGCATTGGCAGAAGGACGAGGATCGCTATCCAATGGATTTCTATGCTAACACAAGTTTGGGACCTTGGACTCCAAATCATAAAACAACTCCAGACAAGGATGACACTAAGTGTTGTGGTAAGACTGGCTGTAGTCCCTCACAGGCAACTGGCAAACACTAAAGGAAAACTACTGTTAAATGGAGTCAGTTGTTAGTGTTCTCATGCTTTATGAATCTCTATGGTACATGTTACATCTTCATTGCGAAACATTTTAGAGACTGATTCACTGCTTTTTAATCTAAGAACTTATGTATCAATGTATTTATCACGTCACAAAAGGTTAGGAACTGTGCTTGAAGAGTCATTTGGCTGGATAACAATTGAGTTGTATGCAGTTAATTTTTCAGACCATGATTTTTACCATTGTCATTTCAGTTTCAAGTCTTTATTCTGCCTGTCACAGTATTACGATTTTATTAACATCCATTTTGTGCAGTGTTGTATCCTTTGTTGAATATCAGATATTATACGTGGCACAGATGCAGTAGCCTATACAGTAGAGTGAGTCAGAACGGCTTCTAAATGTTTGAACTAGGACATATAGAGAACTAGATACCGACAGTACCAAATGAGACAGAGAACTGAGAGAGCTGAGACAGCGCCTCAAAAAGTCTATACTTGCCTGTATTTTCAGTGAAATAATAAATACTATGAATAAAGTGATAATATTGTAAGTCTACATGTTCATCTACAGCAAGTTTTTTTAATAGGCCTAGCTCTTGAACTTGTAAATTAAACACCAAAAATGTAGGATCATGGGAACAAAGAACATGGGTAATATTATCAATATGCTTATTGCTTACTTTCGGCCAGTACATTGTTTCCGCCCATTTCCAACCTTATCTAGGAAACGATATATGTGATGTGCTGTACAGATTTTTTGTAGgcattatgaatgcagtgttgatgCCAGTGTGCTGCCTGCCTTTTGAAGAGGAAGTGGGATGCATCTCCTTACATTTACTTCTCCTCACCTGATATCAGCCAATATGCTAGGTGGTGGTTATGAACTTACGTTCCCAGCATGACCTGTGAAAAGTTTCAAGTTATATTGTGCATGTAGTACCAGAGTTGTTTGTGGTTATTGGAGCAAAGTAGTAATCAAGCAAAAATGATtggatttttaaaaataatttttatttttaggcaGCACCTCTAATTCTCTGCTAAATAGTTGATTATTTTTGTGGTCAGATAGTGAGCTCTTTTCTGTTCCAGACTGTGTAATTGCTAAAAATAGTATTATTTCATGACACAAACATTCTCAGAAGGTTAAACTGAAATCTTGTGAGCATGCTTTTGCATTATGTAAATCAAACAATTGCTCCAAAATTATGAACAGGCTTTTgcattttatgtattattttaaaTAAGATCGATATGAGTATTTTCAGATTTGGAGATCACACAGTACTGCACatttcaaagtaaattattgcatctactccatgaaatattttgaaattgtgTGATGCAGTCAGATGTCTCCTGGTCTCTCCTCCATAC
Coding sequences within:
- the LOC124788339 gene encoding 2-(3-amino-3-carboxypropyl)histidine synthase subunit 1 isoform X1, encoding MDESSKAVVVTASATRKVFKPPINVVNKIPEALADKINSHELTQVLPKNYNFELPKTIWRIKQIEAKRVALQMPEGLLMFATTICDIIEEFTEADTVIMGDVTYGACCIDDYTAKALRVDLLVHYGHSCLIPVDQTIGIKVLYIFVDIKIDSLHFLETIQYNFPKEEKIGLVSTIQFVATLHAVGRELRELGYKVTIPQSRPLSAGEILGCTSPTIKDVNVLIYLGDGRFHLEAAMIANPSLRAFRYDPYEKKFTEEFYDHSAMLKIRSAAIQKASQASRFGLILGTLGRQGNPKVLATLQERISLMKKESAVVLLSEIFPDKLKMFPDVEAWIQIACPRLSIDWGYAFAQPLLTPFEAAVALGSVHWQKDEDRYPMDFYANTSLGPWTPNHKTTPDKDDTKCCGKTGCSPSQATGKH
- the LOC124788339 gene encoding 2-(3-amino-3-carboxypropyl)histidine synthase subunit 1 isoform X2; amino-acid sequence: MIANPSLRAFRYDPYEKKFTEEFYDHSAMLKIRSAAIQKASQASRFGLILGTLGRQGNPKVLATLQERISLMKKESAVVLLSEIFPDKLKMFPDVEAWIQIACPRLSIDWGYAFAQPLLTPFEAAVALGSVHWQKDEDRYPMDFYANTSLGPWTPNHKTTPDKDDTKCCGKTGCSPSQATGKH